A stretch of Vibrio maritimus DNA encodes these proteins:
- the rpsL gene encoding 30S ribosomal protein S12, translating to MATINQLVRKPRAKQVVKSNVPALEACPQKRGVCTRVYTTTPKKPNSALRKVCRVRLTNGFEVTSYIGGEGHNLQEHSVVLIRGGRVKDLPGVRYHTVRGALDCAGVNDRKQGRSKYGVKRPKS from the coding sequence ATGGCAACTATTAACCAGTTGGTACGTAAGCCTCGTGCAAAGCAAGTTGTTAAAAGCAACGTGCCTGCACTAGAAGCGTGCCCACAAAAACGTGGTGTATGTACTCGTGTTTACACTACTACACCTAAAAAACCTAACTCAGCACTTCGTAAAGTATGTCGTGTTCGTCTAACGAACGGCTTCGAAGTAACTTCGTACATCGGCGGTGAAGGTCACAACCTTCAAGAGCACTCAGTTGTTCTAATCCGTGGTGGTCGTGTTAAAGACCTTCCGGGTGTACGTTACCACACTGTTCGCGGCGCACTTGACTGTGCTGGCGTAAATGACCGTAAACAAGGTCGTTCTAAGTACGGTGTGAAGCGTCCTAAGTCTTAA
- a CDS encoding SlyX family protein — protein sequence MSNKEIQALEERINDMECKMAFQEQTIEELNDALTQQQLLISKMQDQMKYVVGKVKNMDTSNLADPSEETPPPHY from the coding sequence ATGAGCAATAAAGAGATTCAAGCTCTCGAAGAGAGAATCAATGATATGGAGTGCAAAATGGCATTCCAAGAGCAGACCATCGAAGAACTCAATGATGCGTTGACTCAGCAACAGTTGCTGATCAGTAAAATGCAAGACCAGATGAAATATGTGGTTGGCAAAGTGAAAAACATGGATACCTCAAACTTGGCAGATCCATCAGAAGAGACACCACCGCCGCACTATTAA
- a CDS encoding DsrH/TusB family sulfur relay protein — MLHIIKSEVGYQQAKAYLQKGDDVLFVESACYLVVSVDTTQEWQCYFLEQDMDARGLAKDNGQALQVTDFKGFVELTERHVASTTWD; from the coding sequence ATGCTGCACATTATTAAAAGCGAAGTAGGCTATCAACAGGCTAAGGCGTACCTGCAAAAAGGGGATGATGTCCTTTTTGTTGAGAGTGCGTGCTACTTAGTAGTTAGTGTTGATACGACGCAAGAGTGGCAGTGCTACTTTCTAGAACAAGATATGGATGCGCGTGGCTTGGCCAAGGATAATGGACAAGCGTTGCAAGTGACCGATTTTAAAGGCTTTGTAGAGCTAACTGAACGTCACGTTGCCAGCACAACTTGGGATTAA
- the rlmB gene encoding 23S rRNA (guanosine(2251)-2'-O)-methyltransferase RlmB, which yields MSNEFIYGIHAIKAVLEKDPVRFVEAYVLKGRQDDRLMPLLNELNQIGVSIQQMNRKTLDDKASGANHQGIIAKVKPAKQLNENDLDDVLAQHEQPLLLILDGVTDPHNLGACLRNADAAGVAAVIVPKDRSAPMTATVSKVACGAAETVPLIRVTNLARTMRALQEKGIWIVGTAGEATHDIYQAKLSGSLAVVMGAEGDGMRRLTRETCDDLIKIPMAGAVSSLNVSVASGICLFEAVRQRAL from the coding sequence ATGAGTAATGAATTTATTTACGGCATCCATGCGATTAAAGCGGTACTTGAAAAAGACCCAGTACGCTTTGTGGAAGCCTATGTACTAAAAGGGCGTCAAGACGATCGCTTGATGCCGCTGTTGAACGAACTCAACCAAATTGGTGTGTCGATTCAGCAAATGAACCGCAAAACACTGGATGACAAAGCCAGCGGTGCGAATCACCAAGGCATCATTGCCAAGGTAAAACCGGCTAAGCAGCTCAATGAAAACGATCTCGATGATGTATTAGCGCAGCATGAACAGCCGTTACTGCTTATTTTAGATGGTGTCACCGACCCGCATAACCTTGGCGCATGTCTACGCAACGCGGATGCGGCAGGTGTAGCGGCGGTGATTGTACCGAAGGACCGTTCTGCTCCGATGACGGCGACGGTTAGCAAGGTCGCGTGTGGCGCTGCTGAGACTGTTCCTCTTATCCGAGTAACCAACTTGGCACGTACAATGCGTGCGCTACAAGAAAAAGGCATCTGGATTGTTGGAACGGCAGGTGAAGCGACGCACGATATTTATCAAGCGAAGCTGTCTGGCTCTCTAGCGGTTGTCATGGGCGCAGAGGGTGATGGTATGCGCCGCCTGACTCGTGAAACCTGTGATGACCTTATCAAGATCCCAATGGCTGGTGCGGTATCGAGCTTAAACGTCTCGGTAGCATCAGGTATTTGTCTTTTTGAAGCGGTTCGCCAACGCGCTCTGTAA
- the tusD gene encoding sulfurtransferase complex subunit TusD, whose translation MSALTYSLVVNGSVYGSQSARNAYQFANALIAKGHKLVSVFFYQDGVHNASRLTVPANDEFDLVSAWQALATEHGVRLETCVAASLRRGVLGSDEASQHQRDADNLASGFEQAGLGSLASAMLTQDRVVQF comes from the coding sequence TTGTCTGCCTTGACCTACAGTCTAGTGGTAAATGGCTCCGTGTACGGAAGCCAGTCAGCGCGTAACGCCTATCAATTTGCCAACGCGCTGATCGCCAAAGGGCATAAGCTTGTCAGTGTCTTCTTTTATCAAGACGGCGTTCACAATGCTTCTCGCTTAACGGTACCTGCCAATGATGAGTTCGATTTGGTCTCAGCCTGGCAAGCGCTCGCGACAGAGCATGGTGTTCGCCTAGAAACCTGCGTTGCGGCTTCATTGCGTCGTGGCGTGTTAGGGAGCGATGAGGCGTCGCAGCATCAACGTGATGCCGACAACTTAGCCAGCGGCTTCGAGCAAGCCGGGCTGGGCAGTCTTGCCAGTGCGATGCTGACTCAAGATAGGGTGGTGCAGTTTTGA
- the fkpA gene encoding FKBP-type peptidyl-prolyl cis-trans isomerase: MKSLFKVSLLAATVMLAVGCQKEEEPKVEPAAQEQVQAETGKAVHFKTEDDKAAYAIGVSFANYLSTSIEKPAEFGIELKKELVLKGIEQAFAGNAELSEDEIRAALEGLDKRVAETMQKQAEEKAAAAMKAGDDFRTEFAKQEGVTATESGLLYQVETEGTGDKPKETDTVQVHYKGTLIDGTQFDSSYDRGEPATFPLNRVIPGWTEGVQLMTVGSKYKFVIPPELAYGEQDTPTIPANSTLVFEVELLKIEGDDAQATQ, translated from the coding sequence ATGAAATCACTATTTAAAGTGTCGCTACTTGCTGCGACAGTTATGTTGGCAGTCGGTTGTCAAAAAGAAGAAGAACCAAAAGTTGAGCCAGCAGCGCAAGAGCAAGTACAAGCTGAAACAGGTAAAGCGGTTCACTTTAAAACAGAAGATGACAAAGCGGCTTACGCAATCGGTGTGTCTTTTGCTAACTACCTAAGCACAAGCATCGAGAAACCAGCAGAGTTTGGTATTGAGCTTAAGAAAGAGCTGGTACTTAAAGGTATTGAGCAGGCGTTTGCTGGTAATGCTGAGCTAAGTGAAGACGAGATCCGCGCGGCGCTAGAAGGTCTAGACAAGCGCGTTGCGGAAACGATGCAAAAGCAAGCTGAAGAGAAAGCAGCAGCTGCAATGAAGGCGGGTGATGATTTCCGCACTGAGTTTGCGAAACAAGAAGGCGTAACAGCGACGGAATCTGGTTTACTTTACCAAGTAGAAACAGAAGGTACTGGTGACAAGCCTAAAGAGACTGATACCGTTCAGGTTCATTACAAAGGCACGCTTATCGACGGCACTCAGTTCGATAGCTCTTACGATCGTGGTGAGCCAGCAACGTTCCCACTTAACCGCGTTATCCCAGGTTGGACAGAAGGCGTTCAGCTGATGACTGTGGGTTCTAAGTACAAGTTTGTTATCCCGCCAGAGCTAGCATACGGTGAGCAAGATACTCCGACTATCCCTGCTAACTCAACGCTAGTATTTGAAGTTGAACTACTGAAAATTGAAGGCGATGACGCTCAAGCAACGCAATAA
- the rpsG gene encoding 30S ribosomal protein S7 produces MPRRRVIGQRKILPDPKFKSELLAKFVNIVMVDGKKSTAEKIVYGALETMAEKSGKDHLAVFEEALENVRPAVEVKSRRVGGSTYQVPVEVRPVRRNALAMRWLVEAARKRGEKSMAQRLAAEMLDASENKGTAVKKREDVHRMADANKAFAHYRW; encoded by the coding sequence ATGCCACGTCGTCGCGTAATTGGTCAGCGTAAGATCCTTCCAGATCCAAAGTTCAAATCTGAGCTGCTGGCAAAATTTGTAAACATCGTAATGGTTGACGGTAAGAAATCAACTGCTGAAAAAATCGTTTACGGTGCACTAGAAACTATGGCTGAGAAGTCTGGCAAAGACCACTTAGCTGTATTTGAAGAAGCTCTTGAAAATGTTCGCCCAGCGGTAGAGGTTAAATCTCGCCGTGTAGGTGGTTCAACTTACCAAGTACCAGTAGAAGTTCGTCCGGTTCGCCGTAACGCACTTGCTATGCGTTGGTTGGTTGAAGCTGCGCGTAAGCGTGGTGAAAAATCTATGGCTCAACGCCTAGCTGCTGAAATGCTAGACGCGTCTGAGAACAAAGGTACTGCGGTTAAGAAACGTGAAGACGTTCACCGCATGGCTGACGCTAACAAAGCGTTTGCTCATTACCGCTGGTAA
- the fusA gene encoding elongation factor G, translated as MARKTPIERYRNIGIVAHVDAGKTTTSERILFYTGLSHKIGEVHDGAATMDWMEQEQERGITITSAATTTFWRGMEAQFQDHRVNIIDTPGHVDFTIEVERSLRVLDGAVVVFCGSSGVEPQSETVWRQADKYHVPRMVFVNKMDRAGADFLRVVDQIKNRLGANPVPIQLNIGAEDEFKGVIDLIKMKAINWNDADQGMTFTYEEIPAELQDEAEEWRNNMVEAAAEASEELMDKYLEEGELTEAEIKAGLRTRTLNNEIVLATCGSAFKNKGVQAVLDAVIEYLPSPVDVPAIKGIDDDENEVERHADDNEPFAALAFKIATDPFVGTLAFMRVYSGVVNSGDAVYNSVKQKRERFGRIVQMHSNKREEVKEVRAGDIAAAIGLKDVTTGDTLCDQNHKVILERMEFPEPVIQIAVEPRSQADQEKMGIALGKLAAEDPSFRVETDDETGQTLISGMGELHLDIIVDRMKREFSVDCNVGKPQVAYRETIRGSTEVEGKFVRQSGGRGQYGHVWLKLEPSEAGEGFVFVDEIVGGVVPKEYISSVSKGIEEQMNNGVLAGYPVLDVKATLYDGSYHDVDSSEMAFKIAGSMAFRKGALEAQPVLLEPMMKVEVTTPEDWMGDVVGDLNRRRGMIEGMDDGHAGLKIIRAQVPLSEMFGYATDLRSATQGRASYSMEFSEYAETPKNVADAIIAQRS; from the coding sequence GTGGCTCGTAAAACTCCTATTGAGCGCTATCGTAATATCGGTATCGTTGCTCACGTAGATGCAGGTAAAACAACCACAAGTGAGCGTATTCTGTTCTACACTGGCCTTTCTCACAAAATCGGCGAAGTTCACGATGGTGCTGCAACCATGGACTGGATGGAGCAGGAGCAAGAGCGTGGTATCACTATCACATCTGCTGCGACTACTACCTTCTGGCGTGGTATGGAAGCACAATTCCAAGATCATCGCGTAAACATCATTGATACCCCTGGACACGTTGACTTTACTATCGAAGTAGAGCGTTCTTTGCGTGTGCTTGATGGTGCAGTGGTTGTATTCTGTGGCTCATCAGGTGTTGAACCTCAGTCTGAAACTGTATGGCGTCAAGCTGATAAATATCACGTTCCACGTATGGTATTTGTGAACAAGATGGACCGTGCAGGCGCAGACTTCCTACGCGTTGTGGACCAAATTAAAAATCGTCTTGGTGCGAACCCAGTTCCAATCCAATTAAATATTGGTGCAGAAGATGAGTTCAAAGGTGTCATCGACCTTATCAAGATGAAAGCAATCAACTGGAACGATGCCGATCAAGGCATGACCTTCACTTACGAAGAGATTCCAGCAGAACTGCAAGATGAAGCTGAAGAGTGGCGCAACAACATGGTTGAAGCCGCTGCAGAAGCAAGCGAAGAGTTGATGGATAAGTACCTTGAAGAAGGCGAACTAACGGAAGCTGAAATCAAGGCGGGTCTGCGTACTCGTACACTAAATAACGAAATTGTACTCGCAACATGTGGTAGTGCATTTAAGAACAAAGGTGTGCAAGCGGTACTAGACGCGGTTATCGAATACCTTCCTTCTCCAGTAGACGTACCTGCGATCAAAGGTATCGACGATGATGAGAACGAAGTAGAGCGTCATGCTGACGACAACGAACCATTCGCTGCACTTGCATTTAAGATTGCAACTGACCCGTTTGTAGGCACCCTTGCGTTTATGCGCGTTTACTCAGGTGTCGTAAACTCGGGTGATGCCGTTTATAACTCAGTGAAGCAAAAGCGTGAACGCTTTGGCCGTATCGTTCAGATGCACTCGAACAAGCGCGAAGAAGTAAAAGAAGTTCGTGCGGGTGACATTGCAGCAGCGATTGGTCTGAAAGACGTAACGACAGGTGATACCCTGTGTGACCAGAACCACAAAGTGATTCTTGAGCGCATGGAATTCCCTGAGCCAGTTATTCAGATCGCGGTAGAGCCTCGCTCTCAAGCTGACCAAGAGAAAATGGGTATTGCGCTAGGTAAACTAGCCGCAGAAGACCCGTCGTTCCGTGTGGAAACCGATGATGAAACTGGCCAAACGCTAATTTCAGGTATGGGTGAGCTTCACCTAGACATCATCGTTGACCGTATGAAGCGTGAATTCAGTGTTGATTGCAACGTGGGTAAACCTCAAGTTGCGTACCGCGAAACGATTCGCGGCAGCACAGAAGTTGAAGGCAAATTTGTTCGCCAATCAGGTGGTCGTGGTCAATATGGTCACGTATGGCTTAAGCTTGAGCCATCTGAAGCGGGTGAAGGGTTTGTGTTCGTTGACGAGATCGTGGGTGGTGTGGTTCCTAAGGAATACATCAGCTCGGTATCGAAAGGTATCGAAGAGCAGATGAACAACGGTGTTCTTGCTGGCTATCCTGTACTGGATGTCAAAGCAACACTGTACGATGGCTCTTACCATGATGTCGACTCTAGCGAGATGGCGTTTAAGATCGCCGGCTCGATGGCCTTCAGAAAAGGTGCGCTTGAAGCACAACCTGTTCTGCTTGAGCCAATGATGAAGGTTGAAGTAACGACTCCAGAAGATTGGATGGGTGATGTTGTTGGTGACCTTAACCGTCGCCGCGGCATGATCGAAGGTATGGATGACGGCCACGCTGGCCTTAAGATCATCCGTGCGCAAGTACCGCTCTCTGAGATGTTTGGTTACGCAACTGACTTGCGTAGTGCGACCCAGGGTCGTGCGTCATATTCGATGGAATTTAGCGAATACGCTGAGACTCCGAAGAATGTGGCTGATGCGATTATTGCACAGCGCAGCTAA
- a CDS encoding WD40 repeat domain-containing protein, which yields MRIISHSVLWLIVISLLNGCLFSTDSEKRWDLALEGSTAMALSRDARFALLYSKQQHLQLWDLEQNKILARLGIQDPDENIISLIRFSDNGRFAVTATQTNFAIWDLAWSQSTGLWSISDGLIQDIALGNSGDEVLVGLSNGKAIFIDLVTGRRLEFLAHVEKVNSVSLSPNGKYALSGGNDHNAYFWSTESGQILHRFEHQQRVGTVELQRDGLFALTSDTGNDAIIWDLTSGKQISQLSTWTRQLIFSSARFSDDGKRLVTGSPSSRLMVWDSETGKRLEGFEVELLKDVRPPRGVVYDAAFESNQRVLSASSAGVIQAWKISE from the coding sequence ATGCGAATAATATCTCATTCTGTGCTGTGGTTAATTGTCATCAGCCTGTTAAATGGTTGCCTATTCTCCACAGACTCAGAAAAACGTTGGGACCTAGCGCTTGAAGGCTCAACCGCAATGGCACTGAGCCGAGACGCGAGATTCGCACTCCTCTATTCCAAACAGCAACACCTACAGCTTTGGGATCTCGAACAAAATAAGATCCTAGCTCGCTTGGGTATTCAAGACCCTGACGAAAACATTATTTCCCTTATTCGCTTTAGCGACAATGGACGCTTTGCCGTTACTGCCACTCAAACCAATTTCGCTATTTGGGACCTAGCTTGGTCTCAATCAACGGGGCTTTGGTCGATCTCAGATGGATTAATTCAAGACATCGCACTCGGTAATTCTGGTGACGAAGTCCTCGTTGGTCTGAGTAATGGTAAAGCAATATTTATCGATTTAGTCACTGGAAGGCGGCTAGAGTTCCTTGCTCACGTAGAAAAAGTTAATTCCGTGTCGCTATCGCCTAACGGTAAATACGCACTATCTGGAGGCAATGACCATAACGCCTATTTCTGGAGTACAGAATCTGGTCAGATATTACACCGTTTTGAACATCAGCAACGTGTTGGAACGGTCGAACTACAGAGAGATGGGTTATTTGCGCTTACGTCTGATACAGGTAATGACGCGATTATTTGGGATTTAACATCGGGTAAGCAGATTAGTCAGCTCAGTACCTGGACCCGACAATTGATCTTTTCCTCGGCCCGCTTTTCTGATGATGGTAAGCGACTAGTCACCGGCTCTCCCTCTTCACGTCTCATGGTCTGGGATAGTGAAACGGGAAAACGACTTGAGGGGTTCGAAGTGGAATTGCTAAAAGATGTTCGTCCGCCACGAGGAGTAGTGTATGATGCCGCCTTTGAGAGCAACCAGCGCGTGCTTTCTGCCTCGTCAGCTGGTGTCATCCAAGCTTGGAAAATTAGTGAGTAA
- the tusC gene encoding sulfurtransferase complex subunit TusC — MTTLAFVFSSLPHASAAGREGLDALLATSAFTEDIKVFFVGNGVNQLRKGQETQSILSRDYISAFKLMDLYDIEQVFVCEQSLERYRLTEEELLISAQVVSASAIADELNQCHKVLTF, encoded by the coding sequence TTGACAACATTAGCTTTTGTATTTAGCTCACTACCGCATGCGAGTGCTGCGGGTAGAGAAGGCTTGGATGCGCTGCTCGCGACGTCTGCATTTACTGAAGACATCAAAGTGTTCTTTGTCGGAAATGGCGTGAATCAGCTCCGTAAAGGGCAGGAAACTCAGTCTATCCTATCTAGAGACTATATCAGCGCATTCAAACTGATGGATCTTTACGACATTGAGCAAGTGTTTGTCTGTGAGCAAAGCCTAGAGCGTTATCGCTTAACAGAAGAAGAGTTGCTTATCTCTGCTCAAGTTGTCTCAGCGTCCGCGATTGCTGATGAACTCAATCAATGTCATAAAGTATTAACCTTCTAG
- the tuf gene encoding elongation factor Tu: protein MSKEKFERTKPHVNVGTIGHVDHGKTTLTAAICTTLAKVYGGEAKDFASIDNAPEERERGITIATSHVEYDTPTRHYAHVDCPGHADYVKNMITGAAQMDGGILVVAATDGPMPQTREHILLGRQVGIPYIIVFMNKCDMVDDEELLELVEMEVRELLSEYEFPGDDLPVIQGSALGALNGEKQWEDKIVELAEALDSYIPEPERAVDQPFLLPIEDVFSIQGRGTVVTGRIERGILRVGDEVEIVGIKETTTTTCTGVEMFRKLLDEGRAGENVGALLRGTKRDEVERGQVLAAPGSINPHTKFESEVYVLSKDEGGRHTPFFKGYRPQFYFRTTDVTGDISLPDGVEMVMPGDNIQMKVELIAPIAMDEGLRFAIREGGRTVGAGVVAKIFD, encoded by the coding sequence GTGTCTAAAGAAAAATTTGAACGTACTAAACCGCACGTTAACGTTGGTACTATCGGCCACGTTGACCACGGTAAAACAACTCTAACTGCTGCAATCTGTACTACTCTAGCTAAAGTGTACGGCGGTGAAGCGAAAGACTTCGCATCTATCGATAACGCTCCAGAAGAGCGTGAGCGCGGTATCACAATCGCAACTTCTCACGTTGAGTACGACACTCCAACTCGTCACTACGCACACGTAGACTGTCCAGGACACGCGGATTATGTTAAGAACATGATCACTGGTGCTGCACAGATGGACGGTGGTATCCTAGTTGTTGCTGCAACTGACGGCCCAATGCCTCAGACTCGTGAGCACATCCTACTAGGCCGTCAGGTTGGTATCCCATACATCATCGTATTCATGAACAAATGTGACATGGTTGACGATGAAGAGCTTCTAGAGCTAGTAGAAATGGAAGTTCGTGAACTTCTATCTGAGTACGAATTCCCAGGTGATGACCTACCAGTTATCCAAGGTTCTGCACTAGGCGCTCTAAACGGCGAGAAGCAGTGGGAAGACAAAATCGTTGAGCTTGCTGAAGCACTAGACTCTTACATCCCAGAGCCAGAGCGTGCAGTAGACCAACCATTCCTACTACCAATCGAAGACGTATTCTCGATCCAAGGTCGTGGTACTGTTGTAACTGGTCGTATCGAGCGTGGTATCCTACGCGTAGGTGACGAAGTAGAAATCGTAGGTATCAAAGAGACTACAACTACTACTTGTACTGGTGTTGAGATGTTCCGTAAGCTTCTTGACGAAGGTCGCGCTGGTGAGAACGTTGGTGCACTTCTACGTGGTACTAAGCGTGACGAAGTTGAACGTGGTCAAGTTCTTGCAGCTCCTGGCTCAATCAACCCACACACTAAGTTCGAGTCTGAAGTATACGTACTTTCTAAAGACGAAGGCGGCCGTCATACTCCGTTCTTCAAAGGCTACCGTCCACAGTTCTACTTCCGTACAACTGACGTAACTGGTGATATCTCTCTACCAGACGGCGTAGAAATGGTAATGCCTGGCGACAACATCCAAATGAAAGTTGAGCTAATCGCTCCAATCGCAATGGATGAAGGCCTACGTTTCGCTATCCGTGAAGGTGGCCGTACAGTAGGTGCTGGTGTTGTTGCTAAGATCTTCGACTAA
- a CDS encoding helix-turn-helix transcriptional regulator gives MESVDVAPFSEHDKIILQSYEAVVDGLASLIGPFCEIVLHSLESLNTSAVKIANGENTGRQVGSPITDLALKMLKDIEGSERNFSRSYFTRAKGGVLMKSITIAIRNGDNRVIGLLCINVNLDAPFSQILQSFMPTQDAKDAASSVNFASDVEELVDQTVERTIEDINADKSVSNNTKNRQIVMELYDKGIFDIKDAINRVADRLNISKHTVYLYIRQRKTEDE, from the coding sequence ATGGAGTCGGTTGACGTGGCACCATTTAGCGAGCACGACAAAATCATCTTACAATCCTATGAAGCGGTGGTAGATGGGCTTGCGAGCTTGATCGGACCATTCTGTGAAATCGTTTTGCACTCACTTGAGTCGTTGAACACGTCAGCAGTAAAGATCGCTAACGGCGAGAACACGGGGCGTCAGGTGGGGTCACCCATCACCGACTTAGCGCTTAAAATGCTGAAAGATATTGAAGGCTCTGAGCGCAACTTCTCTCGCTCTTACTTCACTCGCGCCAAAGGTGGCGTATTGATGAAGTCGATTACTATTGCTATCCGCAACGGTGATAACCGAGTGATTGGTCTGCTGTGTATCAACGTCAACCTAGATGCGCCGTTCTCACAGATTCTTCAATCCTTTATGCCGACACAAGATGCCAAAGATGCGGCCTCATCGGTTAACTTCGCGAGTGATGTAGAAGAGCTTGTTGATCAAACGGTAGAGCGTACGATTGAAGATATCAATGCCGACAAGTCAGTGTCTAACAACACTAAGAATCGTCAGATTGTTATGGAGCTCTATGACAAGGGGATCTTCGATATCAAAGATGCCATTAACCGCGTTGCCGATAGATTGAATATCTCGAAACACACCGTTTACCTGTATATTCGTCAGCGTAAGACCGAGGACGAGTAA